A single genomic interval of Rhodopseudomonas palustris harbors:
- a CDS encoding biopolymer transporter ExbD: protein MADSVREYGGGQFDDDRRTKVPPFIDVILVLLIIFMVAAPLATAHVDLGLLAWTAKSTPRVGKPLYVTLNSDHTLRIDDSSVAREDLRAIIDRKAGGDKKTRVFVSADSRVDYGSLMEVVNLLCGAGYLKVTLVGLEQVAVLPAPASVP from the coding sequence ATGGCAGACAGCGTGAGAGAGTATGGCGGCGGCCAGTTCGATGACGATCGTAGGACCAAGGTGCCCCCGTTCATTGACGTAATTCTAGTGCTCCTCATCATCTTCATGGTCGCGGCGCCACTCGCGACGGCTCATGTTGATCTCGGTTTGCTGGCGTGGACAGCGAAATCGACGCCGCGAGTCGGCAAGCCACTCTATGTCACTCTGAACAGTGACCACACGCTACGTATCGACGACAGCTCGGTCGCCCGCGAGGATCTACGGGCGATCATCGATCGCAAGGCCGGCGGCGACAAGAAAACCCGTGTCTTCGTTAGCGCGGACAGCAGGGTCGATTATGGAAGTCTGATGGAGGTGGTGAATCTGCTGTGCGGCGCCGGCTATCTCAAAGTTACGCTGGTCGGTCTCGAGCAAGTGGCCGTGCTACCTGCGCCCGCGTCCGTGCCGTGA
- the exbB gene encoding tonB-system energizer ExbB produces the protein MTAARLISIWASLALIGALLACAPDAAAQQPGSAPMSVTSPETPAASPAAGLAGEGGGSVARIMPKSDRHSDLPHDLSPIGMFIAADWVVKAVMIALLLASFLSWTICVAKAVEVACANARAKRAFLIVDRSRDLDEAVHRLSKRGGPAVFMVRSASDELHRSLPVLAYSGEAGLKERVVSRLARIEAQAGRRLMRGTGLLATVGAVSPFVGLFGTVWGIMNAFIGISQSHTTNLAVVAPGIAEALLATAFGLVAAIPAVIIYNVFARAISGYRQVLADAAAGVERLISLDLDFRKVPGEHRTSSSMLAAE, from the coding sequence ATGACGGCAGCCCGTCTAATATCGATATGGGCGTCACTTGCGCTGATCGGCGCATTGCTCGCGTGTGCGCCGGACGCTGCGGCACAGCAGCCCGGCTCGGCGCCGATGAGCGTGACGTCCCCGGAGACTCCGGCAGCATCGCCCGCTGCAGGTCTGGCTGGCGAGGGCGGCGGATCGGTGGCGCGGATCATGCCGAAATCGGATCGCCACTCCGATCTGCCGCACGATCTGTCGCCGATCGGCATGTTCATCGCGGCCGATTGGGTGGTGAAGGCCGTGATGATCGCGCTGCTGCTCGCCTCGTTTCTGAGCTGGACGATATGTGTGGCCAAAGCCGTCGAGGTGGCGTGCGCTAACGCCAGGGCGAAGCGCGCATTTCTCATCGTCGATCGATCGCGCGATCTCGACGAGGCAGTGCATCGCCTCAGCAAACGAGGCGGCCCTGCCGTGTTCATGGTGCGGTCGGCGAGCGACGAGCTGCATCGCTCGTTGCCGGTGCTGGCCTATTCCGGCGAAGCTGGCCTGAAGGAGCGCGTGGTGTCTCGTCTGGCGCGCATCGAGGCGCAGGCCGGGCGCAGGCTGATGCGCGGCACCGGATTGCTTGCGACCGTCGGCGCGGTGTCGCCCTTCGTCGGCCTGTTCGGCACGGTGTGGGGCATCATGAACGCCTTCATCGGGATCTCGCAGAGTCACACCACCAACCTCGCCGTGGTGGCGCCGGGCATCGCCGAAGCGCTGCTGGCGACGGCGTTCGGCCTGGTCGCCGCGATCCCGGCCGTCATCATCTACAACGTCTTCGCACGCGCTATCTCCGGTTATCGCCAGGTCTTGGCCGATGCTGCGGCCGGCGTGGAGCGGCTGATCAGCCTCGATTTGGATTTCCGCAAAGTCCCGGGCGAGCACCGGACATCTTCGTCGATGTTGGCAGCAGAGTAA
- a CDS encoding biliverdin-producing heme oxygenase produces the protein MTVTDSALVLSRSRRLKAATQATHERLDSGIMARRPFSSRERYASFLLVQHRFHQDVDAFYRSAALGELLPALLERRRLELIELDLRDLGVAPENSRATPVSIGEQPIDVSTALGWLYVAEGSNLGAAFLLKQAGSLGLSETFGARHLVAAPEGRGLHWKTFTAALDAAPLSAMEEERAIAGARAAYQRVHKLVNELLVVAAESAGSLEADDGDPTRFHPDVKEGEG, from the coding sequence ATGACAGTAACGGATAGCGCACTGGTCCTCAGTCGCTCGAGGCGGCTGAAGGCCGCGACGCAGGCGACGCACGAACGGCTGGACAGTGGGATCATGGCGCGGAGGCCGTTTTCGAGCCGCGAGCGATATGCGTCGTTTCTCCTTGTCCAGCATCGCTTTCACCAGGACGTCGACGCGTTCTATCGCAGCGCCGCGCTGGGCGAATTGCTACCGGCTCTGTTGGAACGACGGCGGCTCGAACTGATCGAGTTGGACCTTCGTGATCTCGGCGTTGCGCCCGAGAATTCGCGCGCGACGCCCGTCTCGATCGGCGAGCAGCCGATCGACGTCTCGACGGCGCTGGGTTGGCTTTATGTGGCCGAAGGCTCCAACCTCGGTGCTGCGTTTCTGCTGAAGCAGGCCGGTAGCCTCGGTTTGTCGGAGACGTTCGGTGCCAGGCATCTCGTCGCCGCTCCGGAGGGGCGCGGCCTCCATTGGAAGACGTTCACTGCGGCCCTCGATGCAGCGCCGCTGTCGGCGATGGAGGAAGAGCGCGCGATCGCCGGCGCGCGCGCCGCGTATCAGCGCGTGCACAAGCTGGTGAACGAGTTGTTGGTCGTCGCCGCGGAATCCGCCGGAAGCCTTGAAGCGGATGATGGCGATCCAACGAGGTTTCATCCCGACGTGAAGGAAGGTGAGGGATGA